A single region of the Chromatiales bacterium genome encodes:
- a CDS encoding histidinol-phosphate transaminase, whose protein sequence is MASRIAQWVRPEIRALSAYHVPDPGRLIKLDAMENPYTLPEDLVEGWLDALRGVDMNRYPDPGARIIKERLRRGMGVPAGQEILLGNGSDELIQILAMAVGGAGRTILAPEPGFVMYRMIATFVGMEYVGVPVSPADFSLDAEVMLAAIEAHQPALVFLAYPNNPTGNLWDRQALEAIIEAAPGLVVVDEAYAPFADDSFLPDLGRWDNLLVMRTVSKMGLAGLRLGYLCGPADWLAEFDKLRLPYNINILTQASAAFALDHHEVFDAQAAQIRAARAALDAGLRALDGLTVYPSAANFILFRAPAGRATALFESLKRDGVLIKNLSASGGMLEDCLRVTVGTPEENAAFLAALGRALAGA, encoded by the coding sequence ATGGCCTCACGCATCGCACAATGGGTGCGCCCGGAGATCCGGGCGCTGTCCGCCTATCACGTCCCGGACCCGGGCAGGCTGATCAAGCTGGACGCCATGGAAAACCCGTATACCCTGCCGGAGGACCTCGTCGAGGGCTGGCTCGACGCCCTGCGCGGCGTCGACATGAACCGCTACCCCGATCCGGGTGCGCGCATCATCAAGGAGCGTCTGCGCCGGGGGATGGGCGTGCCGGCGGGGCAGGAGATCCTGCTCGGCAACGGCTCCGACGAGCTCATCCAGATCCTGGCCATGGCCGTCGGCGGGGCGGGGCGCACGATCCTGGCCCCGGAGCCGGGCTTCGTCATGTACCGCATGATCGCCACCTTCGTCGGCATGGAGTACGTGGGGGTGCCGGTGAGCCCGGCGGACTTCTCGCTGGATGCAGAGGTCATGCTCGCGGCCATCGAGGCGCACCAGCCGGCCCTGGTGTTCCTGGCCTATCCGAACAACCCCACCGGCAACCTCTGGGATCGTCAGGCCCTGGAGGCCATCATCGAGGCCGCGCCGGGACTGGTGGTGGTGGACGAGGCCTATGCGCCGTTCGCCGACGACAGCTTCCTCCCGGATCTCGGGCGCTGGGACAACCTGCTGGTGATGCGCACCGTCTCGAAGATGGGGCTGGCCGGCCTGCGGCTGGGGTATCTCTGCGGGCCGGCGGACTGGCTTGCGGAGTTCGACAAGCTGCGCCTGCCGTACAACATCAACATCCTCACCCAGGCCAGCGCCGCCTTCGCGCTGGACCATCACGAGGTCTTCGACGCCCAGGCCGCGCAGATCCGCGCGGCACGTGCCGCGCTCGATGCCGGCCTGCGTGCCCTGGATGGCCTCACGGTCTACCCGAGTGCGGCCAACTTCATCCTGTTCCGTGCCCCGGCCGGTCGGGCCACGGCCCTGTTCGAGTCGCTGAAGCGTGACGGGGTGCTGATCAAGAACCTGAGCGCTTCCGGCGGCATGCTCGAAGACTGCCTGCGCGTCACCGTGGGCACGCCCGAGGAGAATGCGGCCTTCCTGGCGGCACTCGGGCGGGCCCTGGCCGGGGCCTGA
- a CDS encoding Do family serine endopeptidase codes for MSKLSRFILQVVAVGIAAAVVILLIQPAGLNGKLPVVEVRQAPVNAQPPTNGPVSYADAVDQAAPAVVNIFTARTVVERTPLQSDPFFGQFQERGETLRRRTQTSLGSGVILSAQGYLLTNNHVIAGAEAIAVLLADGRSFEASVVGTDPDTDLAVLKIAARDDLPTLTVGRSSDLRVGDVVLAIGNPFGVGQTVTQGIVSATGRHSLGINTYEDFIQTDAAINPGNSGGALVNAHGDLVAINTAIFSQSGGSHGIGFAIPVDLARDVMTQIIEHGEVIRGWLGVEAQDVTPQLAESFGLPDTHGVLIAGIYPDGPADRAGMRPGDVIIEVDGEVIEQAYEALNLIALAQPGETVTITLWRDGRRVEAKTTVAKRPTARAE; via the coding sequence ATTTCCAAGCTTTCGCGTTTCATCCTGCAGGTGGTCGCAGTGGGCATCGCGGCCGCGGTGGTGATCCTGCTCATCCAGCCGGCGGGCCTCAATGGCAAGCTGCCGGTGGTGGAGGTGCGCCAGGCCCCCGTCAACGCGCAGCCACCGACCAACGGCCCCGTCTCCTATGCCGACGCCGTCGACCAGGCCGCCCCGGCGGTGGTGAACATCTTCACCGCACGCACCGTGGTGGAGCGCACACCCCTGCAGTCCGATCCCTTCTTCGGCCAGTTCCAGGAGCGCGGCGAGACGCTGCGCCGCCGCACCCAGACCAGTCTGGGCTCGGGCGTCATCCTCAGCGCCCAGGGCTACCTGCTCACCAACAATCACGTGATTGCCGGGGCCGAGGCCATTGCCGTACTGCTGGCCGACGGCCGCAGCTTCGAGGCCAGCGTGGTGGGCACCGACCCGGACACCGATCTCGCGGTGCTCAAGATCGCCGCCCGCGACGACCTGCCGACCCTGACCGTGGGGCGCTCCAGCGACCTGCGCGTCGGTGACGTGGTGCTGGCCATCGGCAACCCCTTCGGCGTTGGCCAGACCGTCACCCAGGGCATCGTCAGCGCCACCGGCCGGCATTCGCTCGGCATCAACACCTACGAGGACTTCATCCAGACCGACGCGGCCATCAATCCGGGCAACTCCGGTGGCGCACTGGTGAATGCGCATGGCGACCTGGTGGCGATCAACACCGCCATCTTCAGCCAGTCCGGCGGCTCGCACGGTATCGGTTTCGCCATCCCGGTGGACCTCGCCCGCGACGTGATGACCCAGATCATCGAGCATGGCGAGGTAATCCGCGGCTGGCTGGGGGTGGAGGCGCAGGACGTGACGCCACAGCTGGCCGAGTCCTTCGGCCTGCCGGACACGCACGGGGTGCTCATCGCCGGCATCTACCCGGACGGCCCCGCCGACCGGGCCGGCATGCGTCCCGGGGACGTGATCATCGAGGTGGACGGCGAGGTGATCGAGCAGGCCTACGAGGCCCTGAACCTCATCGCCCTGGCGCAGCCGGGCGAGACGGTGACCATCACGCTGTGGCGCGACGGCCGGCGCGTGGAGGCGAAGACGACGGTGGCCAAGCGGCCGACGGCGCGGGCCGAGTAG
- a CDS encoding Nif3-like dinuclear metal center hexameric protein: MVSLDKLVDYCNRLLEAGRFRDYAPNGLQVQGRDRVTRIVSGVTASRALIEQAIALEADAILVHHGYFWKGEDPCLTGMKRARIALLLEHGISLIAYHLPLDAHPELGNNAVLARELELEVDGPLNAEGIGLHGRLAEALEPGLFAERLRRVLRHAPLHIPGGPEVIQRVGWCTGAAQDYIEQAVALGLHAFVSGEISERTTHTAREAGIHYFAAGHHATERGGVQALGTHLAAHFGLEHRFVDDPNPV, translated from the coding sequence ATGGTCTCGCTCGATAAGCTCGTCGACTACTGCAACCGGCTGCTGGAGGCCGGACGCTTTCGTGACTATGCCCCCAATGGGCTGCAGGTGCAGGGTCGCGACCGGGTGACGCGCATCGTCAGCGGTGTGACCGCCTCCCGGGCACTGATCGAGCAGGCCATTGCCCTTGAGGCCGACGCCATTCTGGTGCACCACGGCTATTTCTGGAAGGGGGAGGACCCCTGTCTCACCGGCATGAAGCGGGCGCGCATCGCCCTGCTGCTGGAGCACGGCATCAGCCTCATCGCCTATCACCTGCCGCTGGACGCCCACCCCGAGCTCGGCAACAACGCCGTGCTGGCGCGCGAGCTGGAACTCGAGGTGGATGGTCCGCTGAATGCCGAGGGCATCGGCCTGCACGGACGGCTGGCCGAGGCGCTGGAACCCGGGCTGTTCGCCGAGCGCCTGCGACGGGTGCTGCGACACGCGCCGCTGCATATCCCGGGCGGCCCCGAGGTCATCCAGCGTGTCGGCTGGTGTACCGGCGCTGCGCAGGACTACATCGAGCAGGCCGTCGCCCTGGGCCTGCACGCCTTTGTCTCCGGGGAGATCTCAGAGCGTACCACCCACACCGCGCGGGAGGCGGGCATCCATTACTTCGCGGCCGGCCACCACGCCACCGAGCGCGGGGGCGTACAGGCGCTGGGTACACACCTGGCCGCGCATTTCGGTCTCGAGCACCGTTTCGTGGATGACCCGAATCCCGTCTGA
- the petA gene encoding ubiquinol-cytochrome c reductase iron-sulfur subunit: MAVDKSRRRFLVGATSVVGAVGTAAVLVPFVRSMNPSERAKAAGAPVEVDLSQLEPGQKVNVEWRGKPVWVVRRTEQMIDDLAVIEDRLRDPKSEVVTQQPAYAQNDTRAIKPEFLVLVGICTHLGCSPTFRPEVAPADLGQDWKGGFFCPCHGSRFDMAGRVYKNVPAAKNLVVPPYTYLSDNRILVGVDEGAA, from the coding sequence ATGGCAGTAGATAAGAGTCGACGCCGCTTCCTTGTCGGCGCCACCTCGGTGGTCGGAGCCGTGGGTACTGCAGCCGTCCTCGTGCCCTTCGTCAGGTCGATGAATCCGAGCGAACGCGCCAAGGCCGCGGGCGCGCCGGTGGAAGTCGATCTGAGCCAGCTGGAGCCTGGTCAGAAGGTCAACGTGGAATGGCGTGGCAAGCCGGTGTGGGTGGTGCGCCGCACCGAGCAGATGATCGATGATCTGGCCGTGATCGAGGATCGTCTGCGCGATCCGAAGTCCGAAGTCGTGACCCAGCAGCCGGCCTATGCCCAGAACGACACCCGTGCGATCAAGCCGGAGTTCCTGGTGCTCGTCGGCATCTGCACCCACCTGGGTTGTTCGCCGACCTTCCGTCCGGAAGTCGCCCCGGCCGACCTCGGCCAGGACTGGAAGGGTGGTTTCTTCTGCCCCTGCCACGGGTCCCGTTTCGACATGGCCGGCCGTGTTTACAAGAACGTCCCGGCTGCCAAGAACCTCGTGGTTCCGCCGTACACCTACCTGAGCGACAACCGCATCCTCGTCGGTGTCGATGAAGGAGCTGCCTGA
- a CDS encoding cytochrome b N-terminal domain-containing protein, with protein sequence MNKLLTGLLGWVDARFPLTKMWEEHLSKYYAPKNFNFWYFFGSLALLVLVIQIVSGIFLTMNYKPDATLAFASVEYIMRDVDMGWLIRYIHSTGASAFFIVVYLHMFRALMYGSYKGPRELIWIFGMTIYLVLMAEAFMGYLLPWGQMSFWGAQVIVNLFAAIPGIGEALSVWIRGDYVISDATLNRFFALHVIALPLVLVGLVVAHIIALHEVGSNNPDGVEIKKKKDENGIPLDGIPFHPYYTVKDIVGVVVFLMLFSVVMFFIPEMGGYFLEHANFIPADPLKTPEHIAPVWYFTPFYTVLRAVPDPFLGVVAMGLAVVILFFLPWIDRNPIKSWRYRSFLHKLNLLLFVVAFVILGYLGVKPVQPALAELGLRMTEMYFLFFFVLWFHSKARSAKYNIIWFVITVGAVTLYDISRVGSLGDEKDFMWMWVFPAGYMFLMNLLPIFTKLNNEKPVPERVTS encoded by the coding sequence ATGAATAAGCTGTTGACTGGCCTGCTCGGCTGGGTGGATGCCCGTTTCCCGCTGACCAAGATGTGGGAAGAGCACCTGTCCAAGTACTACGCGCCGAAGAACTTCAACTTCTGGTACTTCTTCGGCTCCCTCGCGCTGCTCGTTCTGGTCATCCAGATCGTCAGCGGCATCTTCCTCACCATGAACTACAAGCCGGATGCGACGCTCGCCTTCGCCTCCGTCGAGTACATCATGCGCGACGTCGACATGGGGTGGCTGATCCGTTACATCCATTCCACCGGCGCGTCCGCGTTCTTCATCGTGGTGTACCTGCACATGTTCCGTGCGCTCATGTACGGTTCCTACAAGGGCCCGCGCGAGCTCATCTGGATCTTCGGCATGACCATCTACCTGGTGCTCATGGCCGAGGCCTTCATGGGCTACCTGCTGCCCTGGGGTCAGATGTCCTTCTGGGGTGCCCAGGTTATCGTCAACCTGTTCGCCGCCATCCCGGGCATCGGCGAGGCCCTGTCGGTGTGGATCCGTGGTGACTACGTCATCTCCGACGCCACCCTGAACCGCTTCTTTGCCCTGCACGTCATCGCGCTGCCGCTGGTACTGGTCGGCCTGGTGGTCGCCCATATCATCGCGCTGCACGAAGTGGGTTCCAACAACCCGGACGGCGTGGAAATCAAGAAGAAGAAGGACGAGAACGGTATCCCGCTGGACGGCATCCCGTTCCATCCCTACTACACCGTCAAGGACATCGTCGGCGTGGTGGTCTTCCTGATGCTGTTCTCCGTGGTCATGTTCTTCATCCCGGAGATGGGCGGTTACTTCCTGGAGCACGCCAACTTCATCCCGGCCGATCCGCTGAAGACGCCCGAGCACATCGCCCCGGTGTGGTACTTCACGCCGTTCTACACCGTGCTGCGTGCAGTGCCGGATCCGTTCCTGGGCGTGGTGGCCATGGGCCTTGCGGTGGTGATCCTGTTCTTCCTGCCGTGGATCGACCGTAACCCGATCAAGTCCTGGCGCTATCGCAGCTTCCTGCACAAGCTGAACCTGCTGCTGTTCGTGGTCGCTTTCGTCATCCTGGGCTACCTCGGCGTGAAGCCGGTACAGCCGGCCCTGGCCGAGCTCGGCCTGCGCATGACCGAGATGTACTTCCTGTTCTTCTTCGTCCTGTGGTTCCACAGCAAGGCGCGGTCGGCGAAGTACAACATCATCTGGTTCGTGATCACGGTGGGTGCTGTCACCCTCTATGACATCAGCCGTGTCGGTTCGCTGGGTGACGAGAAGGACTTCATGTGGATGTGGGTGTTCCCGGCCGGTTACATGTTCCTCATGAACCTGCTGCCCATCTTCACCAAACTGAACAATGAAAAGCCCGTTCCGGAAAGGGTGACGTCATGA
- a CDS encoding cytochrome c1, whose translation MVPGAALAAGASVPLDEAHVDVTNEASLQRGAKLFTNYCLSCHSAGFARYNRVGRDLGLTDEQVQKYLINTTGADGEPTKIGELMKIAMTKEYGSEAFGAAAPDLTLVARVRGADWLYTYLRSFYKDDSRPFGVNNTVFPNVGMPHVLWQLQGRQEKVVRTEVDAHGHEHEVTELKLVESGTMTPAEYNQAVLDLVTFLVYLGEPAQTDRKVLGVWVLIFLFVLFVFAYFLKKEYWKDVH comes from the coding sequence ATGGTCCCGGGTGCGGCGCTGGCCGCCGGTGCCTCGGTCCCGCTCGACGAGGCGCATGTGGACGTGACCAACGAGGCCTCGCTGCAGCGTGGTGCCAAGCTGTTCACCAACTACTGTCTGAGCTGCCATTCGGCCGGTTTCGCGCGTTACAACCGCGTGGGGCGTGATCTCGGGCTGACCGACGAACAGGTGCAGAAGTACCTGATCAACACCACCGGCGCCGACGGCGAACCGACCAAGATCGGTGAGCTGATGAAGATTGCCATGACCAAGGAATACGGTAGCGAGGCCTTCGGCGCCGCCGCGCCGGATCTCACCCTGGTCGCTCGCGTGCGTGGTGCGGACTGGCTCTACACCTATCTGCGTTCCTTCTACAAGGACGATTCGCGTCCCTTCGGTGTGAACAACACCGTGTTCCCCAACGTCGGCATGCCGCACGTTCTGTGGCAGTTGCAGGGTCGTCAGGAGAAGGTCGTGCGCACCGAGGTGGATGCGCACGGTCACGAGCACGAGGTCACCGAGCTCAAGCTGGTCGAATCCGGCACCATGACGCCGGCCGAGTACAACCAAGCCGTGCTGGACCTGGTCACCTTCCTGGTCTACCTGGGCGAACCGGCCCAGACCGATCGCAAGGTGCTCGGTGTGTGGGTACTGATCTTCCTGTTTGTCCTCTTCGTGTTTGCGTATTTCCTGAAGAAGGAATACTGGAAAGACGTACACTGA
- a CDS encoding glutathione S-transferase N-terminal domain-containing protein, translating into MALVANRRSVMTLFSAPADAQSHRTRIVLAEKDITVDIIDVDPDNLPEDLSDLNPYNTVPTLVDRELTLYDPRVIMEYLDERFPHPPLMPVDPVSRAKSRMALHRIETDWYSLLGELESGNDKRMNKAAKLLRESIIAADPLFGAFPYFLSEEFTLVDCTVAPVLWRLPRWGIDLPKTAKAVQGYMARMFERPSFQQSLTEAELEMRG; encoded by the coding sequence ATGGCGTTGGTCGCCAATAGAAGATCCGTCATGACTCTGTTCTCTGCGCCTGCTGATGCGCAGAGCCATCGTACCCGGATCGTCCTTGCAGAGAAGGACATTACCGTCGATATCATCGATGTGGATCCGGACAACCTGCCGGAAGACCTTTCCGACCTGAATCCCTATAACACCGTGCCGACGCTGGTCGATCGCGAGCTCACGCTCTACGATCCGCGCGTCATCATGGAGTATCTGGACGAGCGCTTCCCGCACCCGCCGCTGATGCCGGTGGACCCGGTCTCGCGCGCCAAGTCGCGCATGGCCCTGCATCGCATCGAGACCGACTGGTACTCGCTGCTGGGCGAGCTGGAGTCGGGCAACGACAAGCGCATGAACAAGGCGGCCAAGCTGCTGCGTGAAAGCATCATCGCGGCCGACCCGCTGTTCGGTGCCTTCCCGTACTTCCTCAGCGAGGAGTTCACGCTTGTGGACTGCACCGTTGCGCCGGTCCTGTGGCGTCTGCCGCGCTGGGGCATCGACCTGCCGAAGACGGCCAAGGCCGTGCAGGGCTACATGGCGCGCATGTTCGAGCGTCCGTCCTTCCAGCAAAGCCTCACCGAGGCCGAACTGGAGATGCGGGGCTGA
- a CDS encoding ClpXP protease specificity-enhancing factor — MTSSRPYLLRAIYQWIVDNGLTPHILVNAEDEQVQVPRQYVEQGKIILNIAPMAVHGLTLGNEDVTFNARFGGTPMDIYVPMGRVLAIYARENGQGMMFGEEEDGDEPPPDDTGGDESGSSRPHLKVVK, encoded by the coding sequence ATGACCTCAAGCCGTCCTTATCTGTTGCGGGCCATCTACCAGTGGATCGTGGACAACGGCCTGACCCCGCACATCCTCGTCAACGCGGAAGACGAGCAGGTGCAGGTGCCGCGCCAGTACGTGGAGCAGGGCAAGATCATCCTCAATATCGCGCCGATGGCCGTGCATGGTCTGACGCTCGGCAACGAGGACGTGACCTTCAATGCACGCTTCGGCGGCACACCCATGGACATCTACGTGCCAATGGGCCGGGTGCTGGCCATCTATGCCCGCGAGAATGGCCAGGGGATGATGTTCGGCGAGGAAGAGGACGGTGATGAGCCGCCGCCGGACGACACGGGCGGCGATGAGTCCGGGTCGTCACGCCCGCATCTCAAGGTCGTGAAGTAA
- a CDS encoding O-acetyl-ADP-ribose deacetylase, whose translation MIEVCVGDITGLAVDAIVNAANESLLGGGGVDGAIHRAAGPGLLEYNRRLGGCPTGEARISPGFDLPARYVISTVGPVWQGGEAGEPQLLESAYRRSLELALENGVKRIAFPAISTGVYGYPKREAAAIALRVMREYAARFDRIIACCYSEADAAIYQELLEG comes from the coding sequence ATGATCGAGGTCTGTGTCGGCGACATCACCGGGCTGGCAGTCGATGCCATCGTCAATGCCGCCAACGAGTCGCTGCTCGGCGGTGGCGGCGTGGACGGCGCCATCCACCGGGCGGCAGGACCAGGGCTGCTTGAATACAATCGGCGACTGGGCGGTTGCCCTACCGGGGAGGCGCGTATTTCTCCCGGTTTCGATCTGCCGGCACGCTACGTGATCTCCACGGTGGGGCCTGTCTGGCAGGGAGGCGAGGCCGGTGAGCCGCAGCTGCTGGAATCGGCCTACCGTCGTTCGCTTGAGCTGGCGCTGGAGAACGGGGTGAAGCGCATCGCCTTTCCCGCCATCAGCACCGGCGTGTACGGCTATCCCAAACGCGAGGCGGCGGCCATCGCCCTGCGCGTGATGCGCGAATACGCGGCGCGTTTCGACCGCATCATCGCCTGCTGCTACAGCGAGGCGGACGCCGCCATTTACCAGGAACTGCTCGAGGGCTGA
- a CDS encoding FAD-binding protein encodes MLSPAFLDAIRALVGDDALLTDPADCWPYGYDNSRQHRPPEAVAFATSHEQVREITRLCNTHRVPLTPRGRGTGTTGATVPTHGGLVLSLERMDRILRVDPDNRLMVVEPGVTNQAVQDAAGEHGFFWPPDPTSAAFCPVGGNLAYNSAGPRAVKYGTPRDNTLGLRAVTGAGEEIKTGVMTTKGVVGYDFTRLLIGSEGTLAIITEATLRLTPLAEGRRTLQAVYRDMGAAARAVSAIMSQPVIPCALEFIDGTAIEMIRSYSEATLPENAGGMLMIEVDGPESCLDSAAGAVQQAAEVDGCLSCVLAKTQEEVQALWRTRKALSPALRNVAPKKINEDVVAPVSRIPELIEGLQQLAKDHGITIVNFGHAGNGNIHVNLLVDPDDPLQLEAAENCLDEVFKLVLELEGTISGEHGVGLVKREFVAREIDPVTLDLMRRIKQQFDPLGLLNAGKGLPD; translated from the coding sequence ATGCTCAGCCCCGCCTTTCTCGACGCCATTCGCGCCCTGGTCGGTGACGACGCCCTGCTCACCGACCCCGCCGACTGCTGGCCCTACGGCTACGACAACTCGCGCCAGCACCGGCCCCCCGAGGCCGTGGCCTTTGCCACCAGCCACGAACAGGTGCGCGAGATCACTCGCCTGTGCAACACGCACCGGGTGCCACTCACCCCGCGCGGCCGCGGCACCGGCACCACCGGTGCCACCGTACCCACGCACGGCGGCCTGGTGCTCTCGCTGGAACGCATGGACCGGATCCTGCGTGTCGACCCGGACAACCGGCTGATGGTGGTTGAGCCCGGCGTGACCAACCAGGCCGTGCAGGACGCCGCCGGCGAGCACGGCTTCTTCTGGCCGCCCGACCCGACCAGCGCCGCCTTCTGCCCCGTCGGCGGCAACCTCGCCTACAACTCGGCCGGCCCGCGTGCAGTGAAGTACGGCACGCCGCGCGACAACACGCTGGGCCTGCGCGCCGTCACCGGCGCGGGCGAGGAGATCAAGACGGGGGTAATGACCACCAAGGGCGTGGTCGGCTACGACTTCACGCGCCTGCTCATTGGCTCGGAAGGCACGCTCGCCATCATCACCGAGGCGACGCTCAGGCTCACGCCGCTCGCCGAGGGCAGGCGCACGCTACAGGCGGTGTACCGGGACATGGGCGCGGCCGCGCGCGCCGTCTCCGCCATCATGTCCCAGCCCGTCATCCCCTGCGCGCTGGAATTCATCGACGGCACCGCCATCGAGATGATCCGCAGCTACTCGGAGGCGACGTTGCCCGAAAACGCCGGCGGCATGTTGATGATCGAGGTCGACGGCCCCGAGTCCTGCCTCGACTCGGCCGCCGGAGCGGTGCAGCAGGCCGCGGAGGTCGACGGCTGCCTGAGCTGTGTGCTGGCAAAGACGCAGGAGGAAGTCCAGGCGCTCTGGCGGACCCGCAAGGCCCTATCCCCCGCCCTGCGCAATGTCGCCCCGAAGAAGATCAACGAGGACGTGGTCGCCCCCGTCTCGCGCATCCCGGAGCTCATCGAGGGGCTGCAGCAACTGGCGAAGGACCACGGCATCACCATCGTCAACTTCGGCCACGCCGGCAACGGCAACATCCACGTCAACCTGCTGGTCGATCCGGATGACCCGCTGCAGCTGGAAGCGGCCGAAAACTGCCTGGACGAGGTATTCAAGCTCGTACTCGAGCTCGAGGGCACGATCTCGGGGGAACATGGGGTGGGACTGGTGAAACGCGAGTTCGTCGCGCGCGAGATCGACCCGGTGACGCTCGATCTCATGCGGCGGATCAAACAGCAGTTCGATCCGCTGGGCCTGCTCAATGCAGGAAAGGGCCTGCCGGACTAA
- a CDS encoding phosphoheptose isomerase, which produces MIPQDRIRQHFAASIEAQQAAADALPEAIECAARLILDALLNGRKVISCGNGGSAGDAQHFSSRMLNRFERDRPGLPAIALTPDAATLTSIANAHDYTQVFSRQVRALGQAGDVLLAISTSGNSANVVAAIQAAHDRDCTVIALTGRGGGRMRGALHACDVEICAPADSAARVQEVHLLVIHCLCDLIDAQLLGE; this is translated from the coding sequence ATGATTCCGCAAGACCGCATCCGCCAGCACTTCGCTGCCAGCATCGAGGCCCAGCAGGCCGCCGCCGACGCCCTGCCGGAGGCCATCGAATGCGCCGCCCGGCTCATCCTCGACGCCCTGCTCAACGGTCGCAAGGTCATCAGCTGCGGCAACGGCGGCTCGGCCGGCGACGCCCAGCACTTCTCCTCGCGCATGCTCAACCGCTTCGAGCGCGACCGCCCGGGCCTGCCGGCCATCGCCCTCACCCCGGACGCCGCCACGCTGACCTCCATCGCCAACGCCCACGACTACACTCAGGTCTTCTCCCGCCAGGTGCGCGCCCTGGGCCAGGCCGGCGACGTCCTGCTGGCCATCTCCACCTCGGGCAACTCCGCCAACGTGGTGGCCGCCATCCAGGCCGCCCACGACCGTGACTGCACGGTCATCGCCCTCACCGGCCGCGGCGGCGGCCGCATGCGCGGCGCCCTGCATGCCTGCGACGTGGAGATCTGTGCCCCTGCCGATTCCGCCGCCCGCGTGCAGGAAGTGCACCTGCTGGTCATCCACTGCCTCTGCGACCTGATCGACGCCCAGCTGCTGGGCGAATAG
- a CDS encoding YraN family protein, translated as MTGTRGTEAEQAARTFLAGEGLRFVTANYQCRRGEIDLVMRDGETLVFVEVRLRQNARYGGAAASIDWRKQQKLIAAAQHYLQRHPHDGPARFDVIAMAGGSAIDWIRNAFDAA; from the coding sequence ATGACCGGGACACGCGGCACGGAGGCCGAGCAGGCGGCACGGACCTTCCTCGCCGGCGAGGGGCTGAGGTTCGTCACGGCCAACTACCAGTGCCGTCGCGGCGAGATCGACCTCGTGATGCGCGACGGCGAGACCCTGGTCTTCGTCGAGGTGCGCCTGCGGCAGAACGCGCGCTACGGCGGTGCGGCGGCCAGCATCGACTGGCGCAAGCAGCAGAAGCTCATCGCCGCGGCCCAGCACTACCTGCAACGGCACCCGCACGACGGCCCCGCCCGTTTCGACGTCATCGCCATGGCGGGCGGCTCTGCGATAGACTGGATACGCAATGCCTTCGACGCCGCCTGA